Proteins encoded within one genomic window of Nonomuraea gerenzanensis:
- a CDS encoding NAD(P)-dependent alcohol dehydrogenase, with amino-acid sequence MKAYVLSSYGSPDALELKHLDQPAPGPGEVLVRVRAASVQPADWHLMRGEPFISRLMPGPLGLRRPKITILGADVAGEVAAVGPGVTGFAPGDEVYAMVAKGGGFAEYVCVPETELAPKPASLSFEEAAAVPLAACTALLALRDQGGVRPGRRVLVNGASGGVGTFAVQLAKAYGAHVTGVCSTRNLDLVRSLGADEVIDRTKEDFTRGGQVYDVLLYIAGNRSFSECRRVLARRGVCVLIGGAASRWLQPAGHVFATLAASAFVSQKAVLTDVLSTTGNRRNLEELTALVEDGRLTPVVDRVYDFEELRAAIRYQEEGQAPGKVVVRV; translated from the coding sequence ATGAAGGCCTACGTTCTCAGCTCGTACGGCTCCCCCGACGCCCTGGAGCTCAAGCACCTCGACCAGCCCGCCCCCGGCCCCGGCGAGGTCCTGGTACGGGTGCGCGCCGCGTCCGTCCAGCCGGCGGACTGGCACCTCATGCGCGGCGAGCCGTTCATCTCCCGGCTCATGCCCGGCCCCCTGGGGCTGCGCCGGCCGAAGATCACCATCCTGGGCGCGGACGTGGCGGGAGAGGTGGCGGCGGTCGGGCCGGGCGTGACGGGGTTCGCGCCGGGCGACGAGGTGTACGCGATGGTGGCCAAGGGCGGCGGGTTCGCCGAGTACGTGTGCGTTCCCGAGACCGAGCTGGCGCCCAAGCCCGCGAGCCTGTCGTTCGAGGAGGCGGCGGCCGTGCCGCTGGCCGCCTGCACCGCCCTGCTGGCCCTGCGCGACCAGGGCGGGGTCCGGCCGGGCCGTCGGGTTCTCGTCAACGGCGCCTCGGGCGGCGTGGGCACGTTCGCGGTGCAGCTCGCCAAGGCGTACGGGGCGCACGTCACGGGCGTGTGCAGCACCCGCAACCTGGACCTGGTGCGCTCGCTGGGCGCCGACGAGGTGATCGACCGCACGAAGGAGGACTTCACCCGCGGCGGCCAGGTCTACGACGTGCTGCTCTACATCGCGGGCAACCGCTCGTTCTCCGAGTGCCGCAGGGTGCTGGCGCGCCGGGGCGTCTGCGTCCTGATCGGCGGCGCCGCCAGCCGCTGGCTGCAGCCCGCCGGGCACGTCTTCGCGACCCTGGCCGCCTCGGCGTTCGTGTCGCAGAAGGCGGTGCTGACGGACGTGCTCAGCACCACGGGCAACCGGCGGAACCTGGAGGAGCTGACCGCGCTCGTCGAGGACGGCAGGCTCACGCCGGTGGTGGACCGGGTCTACGACTTCGAGGAGTTGCGGGCGGCGATCAGGTACCAGGAGGAGGGGCAGGCCCCCGGGAAGGTCGTCGTTCGGGTGTGA
- the sppA gene encoding signal peptide peptidase SppA, translated as MDAGKAIFETVGKLRQRRTAPLVLELDLTEGLTEGPPADPLAAVLSMRKTRLADVLSGLKRARQDPRVKALVVKIGGQPLGLAMVQELRQAVIHFRASGKLTVAFSETFGEFGGGTVPYYLATAFERLYLQPSGDVGLTGVAMEQRFVKGALGKLGVGFEAGQRHEYKTAPNTFTQDHMTEPHRESMARIVESVTETMVAGIADGRRLDPGKVRELIDRGPFTASEAQEAGLVDGLAYRDEVYDELKRAAGEEAHLLYVSRYARGAAVRKLPHPTADGVALVHAMGMIRTGRSGRSPLGGGGAMGSDTISAALRAARRDEHIKAVVLRVDSPGGSYVASDTVWREVTLTRKVKPVIVSMGDLAASGGYFISMAADVIVAQPGTLTGSIGVYGGKPVFSELLDKAGINSELVAEGANAGMFSTSRGFSPEQWERINAWLDRIYDDFVGKVAKSRDLSRERTHELARGRVWTGADARASGLVDELGGLEDALAMARKRAGLADDAPVRTYPRLNPLERLRGPDSSEDKSAALARIRMDAWGPLARLSAELGLPAVGPLILPGWYTIR; from the coding sequence ATGGACGCAGGTAAGGCGATCTTCGAAACCGTCGGAAAGCTCCGTCAGCGGCGCACGGCCCCGCTCGTCCTGGAGCTCGACCTCACAGAGGGCCTCACCGAGGGCCCGCCGGCGGATCCGCTCGCCGCGGTGCTGTCCATGCGCAAGACGCGCCTGGCCGACGTCCTGTCCGGGCTCAAGCGGGCCAGGCAGGACCCCAGGGTCAAGGCGCTGGTGGTGAAGATCGGGGGGCAGCCGCTGGGCCTGGCCATGGTGCAGGAGCTGCGCCAGGCCGTGATCCACTTCCGCGCCTCGGGCAAGCTGACGGTCGCCTTCTCCGAGACGTTCGGCGAGTTCGGCGGCGGCACGGTGCCGTACTACCTGGCCACCGCCTTCGAGCGGCTCTACCTGCAGCCCAGCGGTGACGTCGGGCTGACCGGGGTGGCGATGGAGCAGCGCTTCGTCAAGGGGGCGCTGGGCAAGCTGGGCGTCGGGTTCGAGGCGGGGCAGCGGCACGAGTACAAGACCGCGCCCAACACCTTCACCCAGGACCACATGACCGAGCCGCACCGCGAGTCCATGGCGCGCATCGTCGAGTCGGTCACCGAGACCATGGTCGCCGGCATCGCCGACGGCCGCCGCCTGGACCCGGGCAAGGTGCGGGAGCTGATCGACCGCGGCCCGTTCACCGCCTCGGAGGCGCAGGAGGCCGGGCTGGTCGACGGGCTGGCCTACCGCGACGAGGTGTACGACGAGCTCAAGCGGGCCGCCGGCGAGGAGGCCCACCTGCTGTACGTCTCCCGCTACGCCAGGGGCGCGGCCGTGCGCAAGCTGCCGCACCCGACGGCCGACGGGGTGGCGCTCGTGCACGCGATGGGCATGATCAGGACCGGCCGCAGCGGCCGCAGCCCGCTCGGCGGGGGCGGCGCGATGGGCTCCGACACGATCAGCGCGGCGCTGCGCGCGGCCAGGCGGGACGAGCACATCAAGGCGGTCGTGCTCCGGGTCGACAGCCCCGGCGGCTCCTACGTGGCCAGCGACACGGTCTGGCGCGAGGTGACGCTGACCCGCAAGGTCAAGCCGGTGATCGTGTCCATGGGCGATCTGGCGGCCTCCGGCGGCTACTTCATCTCGATGGCGGCCGACGTGATCGTGGCCCAGCCGGGCACGCTGACCGGCTCGATCGGCGTGTACGGCGGCAAGCCCGTCTTCTCCGAGCTGCTGGACAAGGCCGGGATCAACTCCGAGCTGGTGGCCGAGGGCGCCAACGCGGGCATGTTCTCCACCTCGCGCGGCTTCTCGCCCGAGCAGTGGGAGCGCATCAACGCCTGGCTCGACCGCATCTACGACGACTTCGTGGGCAAGGTGGCCAAGAGCCGCGACCTGTCCCGCGAGCGTACGCACGAGCTGGCCCGCGGCCGCGTCTGGACGGGCGCCGACGCGCGGGCGAGCGGGCTGGTGGACGAGCTGGGCGGGCTGGAGGACGCGCTGGCCATGGCCAGGAAGCGGGCCGGTCTGGCCGACGACGCGCCGGTGCGCACGTACCCGCGGCTCAACCCGCTGGAGCGCCTGCGCGGGCCCGACTCCAGCGAGGACAAGTCGGCGGCGCTGGCCAGGATCCGGATGGACGCCTGGGGGCCGCTCGCCCGGCTGTCAGCCGAGCTGGGGCTGCCCGCCGTGGGGCCGCTGATCCTGCCCGGCTGGTACACCATCCGCTGA